The proteins below are encoded in one region of Pseudonocardia sp. DSM 110487:
- the kduI gene encoding 5-dehydro-4-deoxy-D-glucuronate isomerase, protein MEQRYATAPDQIPGMDTAELRRRYLVEDLFVADEVRAVYTHHDRVVLAGIQPVSGPVELPGFPEIRSDHFFEHREAGIVNVGGAGTVAVDATTHKVGKGSCLYVGRGVRDVTFTSADGDEPARFYLFSAPAHTAYPTTLVEAGSGTVRELGDPVTSNRRTLNQYIHENGVRSCQVVMGVTTLHPGSMWNTMPAHTHDRRMEAYLYFDLPDDARVVHIMGEPTQTRHLMVADGQAVISPSWSVHCGFGSASYSFVWAMAGENQSFDDMDGVPIAEMR, encoded by the coding sequence ATGGAGCAGCGCTACGCCACCGCCCCCGACCAGATCCCCGGGATGGACACCGCGGAGCTGCGCCGCCGCTACCTCGTCGAGGACCTGTTCGTCGCCGACGAGGTGCGCGCGGTCTACACCCACCACGACCGCGTCGTCCTCGCCGGCATCCAGCCGGTGAGCGGCCCCGTCGAGCTGCCCGGGTTCCCGGAGATCCGCAGCGACCACTTCTTCGAGCACCGGGAAGCCGGGATCGTCAACGTCGGCGGCGCGGGCACGGTCGCGGTCGACGCCACCACCCACAAGGTGGGAAAGGGGTCCTGCCTGTACGTGGGGCGCGGCGTGCGGGACGTGACGTTCACGTCCGCGGACGGCGACGAACCCGCGCGGTTCTACCTCTTCTCCGCGCCGGCGCACACCGCGTACCCGACCACGCTCGTCGAGGCGGGCAGCGGGACCGTCCGCGAGCTCGGCGACCCCGTCACCTCCAACCGGCGCACGCTCAACCAGTACATCCACGAGAACGGCGTGCGCAGCTGCCAGGTGGTGATGGGTGTGACGACGCTTCACCCGGGCAGCATGTGGAACACGATGCCTGCCCACACCCACGACCGGAGGATGGAGGCCTACCTCTACTTCGACCTGCCGGATGACGCGCGGGTCGTGCACATCATGGGCGAGCCGACGCAGACCCGGCACCTCATGGTCGCGGACGGGCAGGCGGTGATCTCACCCAGCTGGTCGGTGCACTGCGGGTTCGGCTCGGCCAGCTACAGCTTCGTCTGGGCGATGGCAGGAGAGAATCAGAGCTTCGACGACATGGACGGCGTCCCCATCGCCGAGATGCGGTGA
- a CDS encoding SDR family oxidoreductase has translation MTHATSPAAYAESLFGLEGRLAVVTGASRGIGLAIADCLAAAGADIIGVGSGRPDGDGEVRAAVEGRGRKFIAAAADLADREQVAALATDLATRDVDILVNNAGAIRRAPAAEHPDADFDHVVDVNLRSTFVLSREVGRGMVRRGGGKIVNTASMLSFQGGVLVPGYASSKSAVAGLTRALANEWADKGVNVNAVAPGYVVTANTRDLREDPVRSRAILDRIPAGRWAEAADIAGAVLFLCSRAADYVHGAVLPVDGGWLAR, from the coding sequence ATGACCCACGCGACCAGCCCCGCCGCGTACGCGGAGAGCCTCTTCGGCCTCGAAGGCCGGCTGGCCGTGGTGACGGGGGCGAGCCGGGGCATCGGCCTCGCGATCGCGGACTGTCTGGCCGCGGCGGGCGCCGACATCATCGGCGTCGGCTCCGGAAGGCCCGACGGGGACGGCGAGGTCAGGGCCGCCGTCGAGGGGCGGGGCCGGAAGTTCATCGCCGCGGCGGCGGACCTCGCCGACCGCGAGCAGGTCGCCGCGCTCGCCACGGACCTCGCCACGCGCGACGTCGACATCCTGGTCAACAACGCCGGCGCGATCCGACGGGCCCCTGCGGCCGAGCATCCCGACGCCGACTTCGACCACGTCGTCGACGTGAACCTGCGGTCCACCTTCGTGCTGTCCCGCGAGGTCGGGCGGGGCATGGTCCGCCGCGGCGGCGGCAAGATCGTGAACACCGCGTCCATGCTCAGCTTCCAGGGCGGGGTGCTCGTGCCCGGCTACGCCTCGTCCAAGTCGGCGGTGGCCGGGCTGACCAGGGCGCTGGCCAACGAGTGGGCCGACAAGGGCGTCAACGTCAACGCCGTGGCCCCCGGTTACGTCGTCACGGCCAACACGCGCGACCTGCGCGAGGACCCGGTGCGCAGCCGGGCCATCCTCGACCGCATCCCGGCCGGACGCTGGGCCGAGGCCGCCGACATCGCCGGCGCGGTGCTGTTCCTCTGCTCCCGCGCGGCCGACTACGTGCACGGCGCGGTGCTCCCGGTGGACGGCGGCTGGCTCGCCCGCTGA
- a CDS encoding IclR family transcriptional regulator translates to MPPETPATGERATASEKTLLVLSAVLTHPRFTDVVEATGLAKATVHRILSTLVDRGYVAVGRDGQYLPGPTILSLAGRALQQIDISAIAQPIVDELVAQVHCTVHVGVANGDEIIYLIRADSDKPYQMPSRVGLAIPMHSSGIGKVVLSGYTDEGLAHYAARTGLVPRTDRTIHDLETLRRVVAAVRERGYAEDDGENVPGVRCVAAPIRDHTGRIKYGLSISTLGLEHTAEQVVAMAPYAIAAADKISAALGHTP, encoded by the coding sequence ATGCCCCCCGAGACCCCTGCCACCGGTGAGCGTGCGACCGCGAGCGAGAAGACCCTGCTCGTGCTGTCGGCGGTGCTGACCCACCCGCGCTTCACCGACGTGGTGGAGGCGACCGGGCTGGCGAAGGCCACGGTGCACCGGATCCTGTCCACGCTGGTGGACCGCGGGTACGTCGCGGTGGGCCGGGACGGGCAGTACCTCCCGGGGCCCACGATCCTTTCCCTCGCGGGGCGCGCGCTGCAGCAGATCGACATCTCGGCGATCGCGCAGCCGATCGTCGACGAGCTGGTGGCCCAGGTGCACTGCACGGTGCACGTGGGCGTGGCGAACGGCGACGAGATCATCTACCTGATCCGCGCCGACTCCGACAAGCCGTACCAGATGCCGTCGCGGGTGGGCCTGGCCATCCCGATGCACTCGTCGGGCATCGGGAAGGTCGTGCTCTCCGGCTACACGGACGAGGGGCTTGCGCACTACGCCGCCCGCACCGGGCTGGTGCCCCGCACCGACCGCACGATCCACGACCTCGAGACGCTGCGCCGGGTCGTCGCGGCCGTCCGCGAGCGCGGCTACGCAGAGGACGACGGGGAGAACGTCCCGGGCGTGCGCTGCGTGGCGGCGCCGATCCGCGACCACACCGGCCGGATCAAGTACGGGCTGAGCATCTCCACCCTCGGCCTCGAGCACACCGCCGAGCAGGTCGTGGCGATGGCGCCGTACGCCATCGCGGCCGCGGACAAGATCTCCGCCGCGCTCGGGCACACCCCCTGA